The Stigmatopora nigra isolate UIUO_SnigA chromosome 23, RoL_Snig_1.1, whole genome shotgun sequence genome includes the window taaaatataatAGTGGTTTAGTGTCTTTTCTTGCCGTTTTAGTGAAGAAGAAGAACTAGAAAGTGAGGAAGAAGGAGAAGATCCTGCCTTGGATAGTCTTAGTCAAGCTATAGCTTTTCAGGTAAGGGTTAATtacgcttgtttttttttttttttttaaagctagcGAGATGAGTAAactactttttgtacttttgtttttttagcaagCACGTATCGATGAAGAGGAGAGGCAAAGAAAAAAGCGAGCGGTGCCTCAGGATGAAAGTGCTCATTCTTCTACGTCCCCAGACTCCAAGAAACAACGGATCAAAAAGAGCGCCTACTTTAGTGACGAGGAAGAGCTGAGTGACTAatgtggattttatttttttggagtgtatttaatttttgaaataaaGATATCAGtcctgctttttttaaaaaaacaattcccaCCGCTGTTCAATACATATAAACAAATTATTTACTTTATGCGCATGTATTTTGCTTGTTTGTGTCTTTTCTGGGCAGATGATGGCGCTGTGGAGGCGTCATGATGATCATAGATATCATTTACATAGTGGTAGAACGGAAAAGTCGGCCATCCTAAAGCAGTAGACTCCCATGGGTGTGTTCTAGGTTCTCAATTAAATTGTAAACGGGCAAAATCTTGACCGTCAAACAATTGGGTTTATAATTTGTAAGAAAATGAACGCAGCTAATTTAAAACATCTCTGACGTTCATGAAACCGAATGGTTTGAAAATGGATTCAAATTGAACCTATGATGGCGATTTAAACGTAGTACACGCTCCAATAACCACAAtgtgttgggtttttttgcctCAGAATgtcactgacacaaaatggccgcaTCCCGATGACGGCTGTCCTATCGATGTGATGATGAAGAACGTCACCGCCCGTGATTGGCTGAGAGACCTCACGTGACTATCTCCCAAGCGGAGTTTCCACGACAGCTGGAAGCCGACGCTTCTTCTCTTcgaaataatacataaaatataaactGGGACGGCGTAAAACGGCCTCAGGTTGTCTCGGCCACCCTTTCCAGAGGCAACCCGGTCTGGCATGGGCGACAAGAGGAGTCCCACAAGGTAACGACGGCGAGTTAAAAGGAAGCTCCgcgaaggaagaggaggaggattggaggggaggggggaaagCCTTTCTCCTTGGTTTTCCCCCCTTttcgcgtgcgtgcgtgtgcgtgcgcgGGGTGTTAAAACCTCATGACGACGTTAGGATGGTTTTTTTGTTCTAGGCATCTTCACGCTGGTTGTGTTTGTTTTCAAGGCCGAAGCGTCAACCGAAGCCCTCCTCCGACGAGGGGTTTTGGGACTGCAGCGTGTGCACATACAAGAACACGGCCGAGGCTTTTAAGTGCATGATGTGTGATGTCAGGAAGGGGACATCAACAAGGTAAGACCTTGGATGAGCCTGATTACAAATACAACACCATTTCTTTCAAATTCGCCTTGGCCCAAAACGCTTATTTCCCCACTAAAAGTAGTCCCGCATTTCAATATagcctttcattcattcattcatttcgcCTACCGCCcctatcctcaccagggtccgccaggggtgctggagtctatcccagccaaacatgggacaccctgaattggttaacAACCAATCGCGTCCAATCAATTTAGACGTTTTTGAGTGTCCACTGAGCTTTGCGGCGACTTTTTGGCAAATGTGGGAGAGGTAAACCGAGTACCCgcagaaacccacgcagggatTGGACTCTAAATGTCACAAGGGCAGTAACCACTCTTCTACTAGGCTGCCCATaagatatatattcatatttatcaAGCCACAATCTAGTagtattaatttagttttattctGGCTATTCTCTATTTAACTCCCCAAGAAGACACTGCCCTCTTGCGGCCGTTGAAAAAATGTCCAAGTGGGTCTTCATCTCAATGCTAAAACAATTTATCAACACAAAACAATGTATCTTCCTCGAAGGGACTTTATGTACGTTCTTTGCCGTTTTTCTTCAGGTTCCACTTTTCGATCCCCGTGTCGCATACAAATGGCAAGCGTATAccgactgggggggggggggggggtagtgtaATGAATCGCGCCGCTACGGCTCAAGATTGCGGCTACGTGATAAGCCTGTAATTACGCCGGCGACACTGATGCATGACGTTTGCCTCTGAGGGGGAGTCAAGGGGAAAGAATGTGGCGGCATGGCTAGCGGTTTGTCTAAAAGGTGTCATAAACCCTGGGACTAGCCATCTGCGGCCCCCCCTCCGACACGCTCACACACCATTGGACATTAATCATGGCTTTGGATGACTTCCCAGGAGTTAGCCTCGCTAGCCGCTGATAGAAAAAGGCACCGGGTGCCACCCAATGCGTGGCGGAGCGTCAAATAAGCGCAAAGCGGCAAAGTGGAGGTGAAGCGCAAAAGCCAAACGGGCGCTGGTTCGaaacaaaaagatcaaatcCAATAAATCACCATTGGAAAGTCGATTTGGCTAATtaagcttttttgttgttgttgttgctcatACTATAAATAAACGACCTGTTTGACCTTTTGACGGGATGGCGGCTCTCTCTGGGTGATTGTTGCCGCTTATTAACCCGGCCTGGCGGCCATTCCCCGGCAGGAAGCCGCGCCCGGTCTCCCAGCTGGTGTCGCAGCAGCAGGCCACTCAGCAGTTCGTGTTACCCTCGCAAcccaagaaggagaagaaggagcgTGTGGAGCGGGAGAAAAGCGACAAGGAGCCGCCGCTCAAGAAGAATACTCACAAAAAGATGAGGTGAGTGGGACAActtacaacaaacaaacaagctttAGCACATGACCTTTAACCTCACTACCGTACACTCTGCCCTATGTCCCGAAACCAAAGTGCGTGACTccattttttcttgattttttctaGGCCCAGGTTAAAAAACATCGATCGCAGTAGCGCCCGCCACCTAGAAGTGACGGTGGGCGACCTGACGGTCATCATCACTGACTTTAAGGAGAAAGTCCGGCCCTCGTCCTCCTCCGGCGCCCCCTCGTCCGCCGACCACCACGGTCAGAACGGCTCCGGCTCGGAAAGCGCCGAGAAGGGCCACTCGCGCTCGTCCTCGCCTCGGGGCGAGGGCGGCTCGCTTAACGGGGAATCCCACTGACGGGCGGCCACCCTGAACCCAagagccttctttttttttcccgggtGGACGGCCAGACTATCTGGAATCCCGGATGGGCTTCCTTCTGGATGTTTTTTAGCCGCCATTTTTCAGGATTGTGAGGACTCTTGGGACGCCACGGGATGTTCTGGAACTCTACTAGAtgacgatagacgtccaatccattggaaatCGGGGACGGACGGAGGACTACAAGAGAGGAACCGATGTAAATTGGCGAAAATATTccgagttgtttttttcttttggagtAAAATGGATCTTTGGACGCCATCTTTGGACCTCAATGTGGAGAAGACGTTTGGACAGAGCAAAGATTTGGAGAATTGCCCATGGCTGAAACGACTGTCTCCACGAGAAAACTGCATATTTTTTGTCTGTGTTGATACATTTCCTTTTGCTTTGTTCGGTTCTGAAATGTGCAAATGTTATTCCAAGTCTATTACAACGCAAACAAATGACGAGATTCCGTTTTGATTGGTTTTATTAAAAGGGCGTTTAGTAGGCGCTGGGCGAATTGAACTCTTTACTCCCATCTAGTGGTTTTATGAGGGATGAGTTATGGTATATGTGGGCTAATAGTATGTCTTTCGTGTATATGCTAGAATGTCTAAAACATGAACAATAATGCATAATCACTTTCTTCAGGGAGTATCAAAGTAATGTAAGGGGTTCATTAGTACTCGTGGGAGTAATAGATAAATCCCTACTTGACTACTTTTACCAGTTCCAACCTCAGATGTTAGCTAGATAAGTCTAGCATAGCAAAATAATCACAGTTTCATTtacaaaaggaagaaaatggaAGATTTGTCATCGCAATCCTTTATATTAAATCCCAAATAACTGCATAAAAACTCTCATCCCGGTACCAAAAGTACACAATGTATGCCTACAACTAGAGTTTGTTTTTGCTAGCGTTAGCATTCCAGTCTAGGGTATCTTAGGCTAAcattcatttggggaatatGTGAAGTCGTACTTCTTTAGCTGGAAATGTATTAAATCCCTTTTTGTACAATCTTTGAAAGCGCTAgtgtaaaaaaagtattattgttATAATAGGGTTGGAATACAATATTATGCTAATCTTGTCCAAGCTGCATTGAAGCTACAAAGACTAAAGTTTACTGCTTTATTGTTTGGGGGGACAAAATCTTTGACTTTGAATTGCGTGGCAAAAAACTGGGACCAGGTCCTGTTGATGTACAACTGTCCCACTGTCCAAATGGACATTGCTTGAAGCTGGACTTCTTTCCCAAAGACCATCCCCACCTCCCCAAGTTTGAGCAAAATTCATCTCATGATAATATTAAACAAAGTGGATAGTGCACGCCATATATAAAGCCTATGTGAGACTGTGTCCAAGGTCCAGCAAACTCCAAAAATCTGGCTAAAAACATCCTGACCCGGACCCAATGAACGCAAGGCGGGGCCACTTGTGCTCCCGATGTCGACTCCCTGAGAACGTCGCCGAGTATTTGTAACCCGCGGGCCGAGGCGTAGGCACGGGGACGAGGGGGGACGGAATTCCCGCTCAGGGTCGGGGTCGATAGGAACTGTAgtacctggagtacagggggtTGTAGTTACTGGAGTGGCTGTAGTATGTCGGGGAATAGCCGTGGGGGGGCGAGGGGTTGGTGTGGTGACCCAACGTCCCCGTCAACCTGGGCAAAGGACGAGTTCGGGCGGACGAACTCCACAATGAGCTCTTGAGGCCCACAAAAGGGGAACGGTAGGTCCAACTGGGACTCGGCCTGCTGCCCACGTCCGGGTTGCCAGGTCTGGAAGCGGCCCAGTTTCGCTGAAAGGGCGAAGACATTCGGAGAGTCGGGGAGTCGCCCTCAAACGTCCGCCTTCCCAGGGTCCACCGACGTCGTGGGCTCGAGGTCTCCTCCGAGGGCGGAGGGTCTGGCGCCGTCGGACCCTCGGACGCCGCCGAGGAGGAGGCCGGCTGGTCGGCGGGGGCGCTCAGGCGGGAGGGGGACGAAGCGCTGGGGGCCAGGGGGGCCGGAGCCGAGTCCGGCGCCAGCTCCGAGGTGGACGCCGAGGTCGGGAGAGAGGCTCTGGTCTTCCTGCGGGAAAGTCTGCTCCCGCGGTTTCGCTGCGTCTGCTCCTGATCGAAGGCCAGGTCCTCCAGGCGCTGCGTGAGGGCCAGTTTCTGTTGGATGGCCATCCGCAGGAGGGAGTTCAAGGTCTTCTTCTCGTCCTCGGCCGCCGCCAACTGCCTCTGCATCTCGTCCAGCTGGGTGACGTACTCGTCGCACCTGAGGGAAGAAAGACCGAATCCCGTTTTGGGAGCGGAGCCCGTGGACCGCGTCGCGTGTGGGGGGGCCGGACCATGACACGCACCTGGTGGCGAACATGGCTCGAACCGAGGAGAAGGTGGCGGCGTCTTCTTTTAAGGCCTTCAGCTCGTTCCTCAGCTTTGTCATGGTGTCCGTCACCATGGATTTCTCGGCCTCGTACTTGCTCTTCAAGTTGCTAAGGGCGACCTCTGCTGTCTGAAACGAGACACGACGTTGGTGATGTTAGCCACTCGGATTTGAGGCTGATTTTGGGTGTGGCCAGCCGGTTTGGATTGGGCTAATTGGAAGTATTGAAGTCAGCTGGACTCCACAACAAACGGCCAGGCCATCCCACCTGTTTGTTAGCTTGAAGAAGCAATCGCAGAGTGGCAATCTGCTCCCTCTTGGTGCTGAGCAGAGATTGGAGCTTCAGGATCTCCTCTAAGCAGCGTTCCTTGTCCTTATCCAGCAAAGGAGACAGTTCTCTGGCCTCGGCTCTTTGCCTGGACAGCTGCAGAGCCTTGTCCACGGCCCCCTGGAGATGTTTCACCTGCACAATCGAGCGCCACTTAACAAAACGGCCGACCAATCCCGTCTTCGGAGCGTCGGCCGAGGCGCGAACCTGCTCTCTGACCACGGCGTTGAGGTTGTAGATGTTCATGGGCTCCCTGCGCAGTtccgaggacgacgacgaggacgacgacgaggcgCTGATGCTGGGGGAGCGGCCGGGGGGGCTCCAGGGAGGCGGACTCGGCCCCGACCGGCCCTCGCCGGGCTCCCCGCTCTCGCTTCTGGGCTCTTTGGACGGGGACTCGGAGGGGCTACGCGAGTCCCCGGGAGTAGTGGGCGTGGCCAGTCTCCTGGCCAGGCGCGGCGTGAGGAGAACTTTGCTGTTGTCGGAAGACGCCGCTTTGAGACCGGCGCACAGGCTCCTGAGTCCCCTGCCGTGTCTGCCATGGGGGGAAAAGAACGCCGTGGTCGGATTAGGGAGAAAAAGGCCACGGGGGCGCTCCTCGGACCTGTAGTAGTCCAGCGTGACGCGGTCGGGCGTCTCGTTGTTGCACAGGCAGACGTGATGGTAGAGCTGGGCCAACTCTTCGCTCAGCGTCACCAGTTCCTCTTGAGCCGCGTTCAAAGCCGCCCGACTGTCGCCGGCCGCCAGTT containing:
- the yaf2 gene encoding YY1-associated factor 2, whose amino-acid sequence is MGDKRSPTRPKRQPKPSSDEGFWDCSVCTYKNTAEAFKCMMCDVRKGTSTRKPRPVSQLVSQQQATQQFVLPSQPKKEKKERVEREKSDKEPPLKKNTHKKMRPRLKNIDRSSARHLEVTVGDLTVIITDFKEKVRPSSSSGAPSSADHHGQNGSGSESAEKGHSRSSSPRGEGGSLNGESH
- the LOC144180990 gene encoding protein bicaudal D homolog 1-like isoform X1 → MTHGGEGVDQDKPKGKTWCHEKKVASLEKSCQEGKDKISALEADLQAVQLAAGDSRAALNAAQEELVTLSEELAQLYHHVCLCNNETPDRVTLDYYRHGRGLRSLCAGLKAASSDNSKVLLTPRLARRLATPTTPGDSRSPSESPSKEPRSESGEPGEGRSGPSPPPWSPPGRSPSISASSSSSSSSSELRREPMNIYNLNAVVREQVKHLQGAVDKALQLSRQRAEARELSPLLDKDKERCLEEILKLQSLLSTKREQIATLRLLLQANKQTAEVALSNLKSKYEAEKSMVTDTMTKLRNELKALKEDAATFSSVRAMFATRCDEYVTQLDEMQRQLAAAEDEKKTLNSLLRMAIQQKLALTQRLEDLAFDQEQTQRNRGSRLSRRKTRASLPTSASTSELAPDSAPAPLAPSASSPSRLSAPADQPASSSAASEGPTAPDPPPSEETSSPRRRWTLGRRTFEGDSPTLRMSSPFQRNWAASRPGNPDVGSRPSPSWTYRSPFVGLKSSLWSSSARTRPLPRLTGTLGHHTNPSPPHGYSPTYYSHSSNYNPLYSRYYSSYRPRP